One Nomascus leucogenys isolate Asia chromosome 22a, Asia_NLE_v1, whole genome shotgun sequence DNA segment encodes these proteins:
- the LOC100601825 gene encoding olfactory receptor 10G3 gives MERINSTLLTAFILTGIPYLLRLRTLFFMFFLLIYILTQLGNLLILITVWADPRLHARPMHIFLGVLSVIDMGISSIIVPRLMMNFTLGVKPIPFGGCVAQLYFYHFLGSTQCFLYTLMVYDRYLAICQPLRYPVLITAKLSALLVAGARVAGSIHGALQAILTFHLPYCGSNQVDYFFCDIPAVLRLACADTTVNELVTFVDTGVVVANYFSLILLSYIQIIQAILRIYTADGGRRAFSTCGAHVTMVTMYYVPCAFIYLRPETNSPLDGAAALFPTAITPFLNPLIYTLRNQEVKLALKRMLRSPRTTGEV, from the coding sequence ATGGAAAGAATCAACAGCACACTGTTGACTGCATTTATCCTGACAGGAATTCCTTATCTGCTCAGGCTAAGGACActcttttttatgttctttttgctAATCTACATCCTGACTCAGCTGGGAAACCTGCTTATTTTAATCACTGTCTGGGCAGACCCAAGGCTCCATGCCCGCCCCATGCACATCTTTCTTGGTGTTCTCTCAGTCATTGACATGGGCATCTCCTCCATCATTGTCCCTCGCCTCATGATGAACTTCACTTTAGGCGTCAAACCCATCCCATTTGGTGGCTGTGTTGCTCAACTCTATTTCTATCACTTCCTGGGCAGCACCCAGTGCTTCCTCTACACCCTAATGGTCTATGACAGGTACCTAGCAATATGTCAGCCCCTGCGCTACCCTGTGCTCATTACTGCTAAGCTGAGTGCCTTGCTTGTGGCTGGAGCCCGGGTGGCAGGATCCATCCATGGGGCTCTCCAGGCCATCCTAACCTTCCACCTGCCCTACTGTGGGTCCAATCAGGTGGATTACTTTTTCTGTGACATCCCTGCAGTGTTGAGACTGGCCTGTGCTGACACAACAGTCAACGAGCTGGTGACCTTTGTAGACACTGGGGTGGTGGTTGCCAATTACTTCTCCCTGATCCTCCTCTCCTACATACAAATCATTCAGGCCATCCTGAGAATCTATACAGCTGATGGGGGGCGCCGGGCTTTTTCAACTTGTGGAGCCCATGTAACCATGGTCACCATGTACTATGTGCCCTGTGCCTTCATCTACCTGAGGCCTGAAACTAACAGCCCCCTGGATGGGGCAGCTGCCCTATTCCCCACGGCCATCACTCCTTTCCTCAACCCCCTTATCTACACTCTGCGGAACCAAGAGGTGAAGCTGGCCCTGAAAAGAATGCTCAGAAGCCCAAGAACTACGGGTGAGGTTTGA